The following proteins are encoded in a genomic region of Mycolicibacterium confluentis:
- a CDS encoding biotin/lipoyl-containing protein — MAHEVRIPKLGVAVEQGQITEWLCADGDTVAAGQAIYVLATDKTETEVESPADGQISIIGEVDEDYPVGTVVATIN, encoded by the coding sequence ATGGCGCATGAAGTGCGAATCCCAAAGCTCGGTGTCGCCGTCGAACAGGGCCAGATCACTGAATGGCTCTGCGCGGACGGCGACACCGTTGCGGCCGGCCAGGCCATCTACGTGCTGGCCACTGACAAGACCGAGACCGAGGTCGAAAGCCCGGCTGACGGTCAGATCTCCATCATCGGCGAGGTCGACGAGGACTACCCGGTCGGCACCGTCGTCGCCACCATCAACTGA
- a CDS encoding alpha-ketoacid dehydrogenase subunit beta: protein MSTATASRPLMMLDAIRDGLDVALGLDPEVFELGEDIQDPKGGGFGVHKGLEAKYGSERVRCTPISEQAIMGAAIGAAMAGMRPVAEIMLMNFISVAADQLFNHAAKLRYMSGGATPIPLTVRTTTGAGAGFGAQHSEMLEATLIHTPGLKVAIPSTAADAKGLLLSAIFDDDPVVIVEMSSLYFAVRDEVPEGDYRVPLGKARIAREGTDLTLITYGRQVLDCLAEAEKLAGEGISAEVIDLRSLQPLDTDTIFSSVAKTRRAVVVHEAVTRGGFGAELSAQIHSELFGELAAPVGRVGGANTPVPYASSLEQNFLPVSRIEPAIRAVLG from the coding sequence ATGAGCACCGCAACCGCGTCCCGCCCCCTGATGATGCTCGACGCCATCCGGGACGGCCTCGATGTCGCGCTGGGACTTGACCCGGAGGTCTTCGAACTCGGCGAGGACATCCAGGACCCCAAGGGTGGCGGCTTCGGTGTGCACAAGGGCCTGGAAGCCAAGTACGGCTCAGAACGGGTGCGCTGCACACCCATCAGCGAACAGGCGATCATGGGCGCGGCGATCGGTGCTGCGATGGCCGGCATGCGCCCGGTGGCCGAGATCATGCTGATGAACTTCATCTCCGTTGCTGCAGACCAACTCTTCAACCATGCGGCCAAACTTCGCTACATGTCCGGCGGCGCCACGCCGATCCCGCTCACGGTCCGCACCACCACAGGTGCCGGAGCGGGATTCGGTGCGCAGCATTCCGAGATGCTGGAAGCCACGCTGATCCATACCCCGGGACTCAAGGTGGCGATACCGTCCACCGCCGCCGATGCCAAGGGCCTGCTGCTGTCGGCAATCTTCGACGACGACCCCGTGGTGATCGTCGAGATGAGCAGCCTGTACTTCGCGGTCCGTGACGAGGTGCCCGAAGGTGACTACCGGGTACCGCTGGGTAAGGCCCGCATCGCGCGGGAGGGCACTGACCTGACCCTGATCACCTATGGCCGCCAGGTGCTGGACTGCCTCGCCGAGGCGGAAAAGCTGGCCGGCGAGGGTATCTCGGCCGAGGTGATCGATCTGCGTTCGCTGCAGCCGCTTGACACTGACACCATCTTCAGCTCCGTGGCGAAGACGCGGCGGGCGGTCGTGGTGCACGAGGCGGTCACCCGTGGCGGGTTCGGCGCCGAACTGAGCGCGCAGATCCACTCCGAACTCTTCGGTGAGTTGGCGGCACCGGTCGGCCGGGTCGGCGGGGCCAACACCCCGGTTCCCTACGCATCGTCACTCGAACAGAACTTCCTGCCCGTCAGCCGGATCGAACCGGCCATTCGGGCAGTGCTGGGTTAA
- a CDS encoding thiamine pyrophosphate-dependent dehydrogenase E1 component subunit alpha: MTTIETGLDQATLVGLYRTAARIKSFDETYRAQMMSGKFAGMYYSPRGQEFAAASVAAHLRPADYVVTTYRGLHDQIAKGVPLRDLWAEYLGRSAGTCRGKGGPMHVTSPKHGLMVTTGVVGSGLPIANGLALAAQMRGTDQVAVVNFGDGASNIGAFHESLNLASLWKLPVIFVCQNNKWAEYTPLAGGTTVANIADRAVAYSMAGATVNGNDPVELYDAAGQAIERARGGGGPTLLEAVTYRFCGHYFGDQSEYIPAEELADANAADPIPLFRQRLIDEFGVAAEELDEIDRAAQEEVNDAAEWAYEQPLPDPSELTTDVYAEETVR; the protein is encoded by the coding sequence ATGACGACCATCGAAACAGGACTGGACCAGGCGACCCTGGTCGGGTTGTACCGCACGGCGGCGCGCATCAAATCGTTCGACGAGACCTATCGAGCGCAGATGATGAGCGGCAAGTTCGCCGGAATGTACTACTCGCCACGCGGGCAGGAGTTCGCGGCCGCATCGGTCGCCGCTCACCTGCGACCCGCCGATTACGTCGTGACCACCTATCGGGGTCTGCATGACCAGATCGCCAAAGGCGTGCCGCTGCGCGACCTTTGGGCCGAGTATCTGGGCCGGTCCGCCGGAACCTGCCGTGGCAAGGGTGGCCCCATGCATGTCACCTCGCCCAAGCACGGGCTGATGGTCACCACCGGTGTGGTCGGATCAGGCCTGCCGATCGCCAACGGCCTGGCCCTGGCCGCCCAGATGCGGGGGACCGACCAGGTGGCCGTGGTCAACTTCGGCGACGGCGCCAGCAACATCGGAGCGTTTCACGAAAGCCTCAACCTGGCATCGCTGTGGAAGCTGCCGGTGATCTTCGTCTGCCAGAACAACAAGTGGGCCGAGTACACCCCGCTGGCCGGTGGCACCACGGTCGCCAACATCGCCGATCGTGCGGTGGCGTACTCCATGGCGGGGGCCACCGTAAACGGCAACGACCCCGTCGAGCTCTACGACGCCGCGGGTCAGGCCATCGAACGCGCCAGAGGCGGCGGCGGACCCACCCTGTTGGAGGCCGTCACCTACCGATTCTGCGGCCACTACTTCGGCGACCAGAGCGAATACATTCCCGCCGAAGAACTTGCCGACGCGAATGCAGCCGACCCGATCCCGCTGTTCCGTCAGCGCCTGATCGATGAATTCGGCGTCGCTGCAGAAGAACTGGACGAGATAGACCGGGCCGCCCAGGAAGAGGTCAACGATGCCGCCGAATGGGCATACGAGCAGCCGCTGCCCGATCCGTCCGAACTCACCACCGACGTCTACGCCGAGGAGACCGTTCGATGA
- a CDS encoding VOC family protein, producing the protein MSSSPLPGPVRQIGYVVGDLDAALASWVELGVGPWFVLRRIVQQADHRGERCEVTISIALANSGELQLELIEQHGDTPSIYTEFLDGNGPGFHQLAYWPEDFDATLRAVRDAGWPVVWSSAEEGGVRYAYVEPPAGVATVVELMEYNDVTQGLAKFVRDAADGWDGSDPIRPLN; encoded by the coding sequence ATGTCTTCCTCGCCACTGCCCGGGCCGGTCCGACAGATCGGTTACGTGGTCGGCGACCTCGATGCCGCACTGGCCAGCTGGGTGGAACTCGGGGTGGGTCCATGGTTCGTGCTGCGCCGCATCGTGCAGCAGGCTGATCATCGTGGCGAACGGTGTGAAGTGACCATCTCGATCGCACTGGCCAACAGCGGTGAGCTGCAGCTCGAACTGATCGAGCAGCACGGAGACACGCCGAGCATCTACACGGAGTTCCTCGATGGCAATGGGCCGGGGTTTCATCAGTTGGCCTATTGGCCAGAGGATTTCGACGCGACATTACGCGCAGTGCGGGATGCCGGCTGGCCCGTGGTCTGGTCCAGCGCAGAGGAGGGGGGAGTGCGGTACGCGTACGTCGAACCACCCGCCGGCGTGGCCACCGTTGTGGAACTCATGGAATACAACGACGTCACCCAGGGCCTTGCCAAGTTCGTCCGGGACGCTGCGGACGGTTGGGACGGCAGCGACCCGATCCGGCCACTGAACTGA
- a CDS encoding SDR family NAD(P)-dependent oxidoreductase, protein MRNLETGLAGRTVVVTGANANIGRGIATEFAAEGANIVVVGRDPNQGAKVCAHLLERGARDVHWQACDVTDRADAAAMAVAVGERFGAVDVLVNGVGGNVGMDAFAESDPAAWRDDIDLTFVSVLNCTHAFLPGMIARGWGRIVNIGSTSGIVGDPLLAVYSAMKGAVHAFTRVLAKEVGTHGVTVNAVAPYSTFPDGADAISTGSRWHPDGVFARLMVDRAEELTSIARRTVLERQFALPAEVGAAVVYLASDAAAFVTGQVLSVDGGTQLA, encoded by the coding sequence GTGAGGAATTTGGAAACCGGACTCGCCGGGCGCACCGTGGTCGTTACCGGCGCCAATGCCAACATCGGACGTGGTATCGCGACGGAGTTCGCGGCCGAGGGTGCGAACATCGTTGTCGTCGGGCGGGATCCGAACCAGGGTGCGAAGGTGTGTGCCCACCTGCTTGAGCGAGGCGCGCGAGATGTGCACTGGCAGGCCTGCGACGTGACCGACCGTGCCGACGCTGCGGCGATGGCAGTGGCAGTGGGTGAACGATTCGGCGCCGTCGATGTTCTGGTCAACGGTGTGGGCGGCAATGTCGGGATGGATGCCTTCGCGGAATCCGACCCGGCGGCATGGCGGGACGATATCGACCTCACCTTCGTGAGCGTCCTCAACTGCACCCACGCGTTCCTGCCCGGGATGATCGCTCGTGGCTGGGGCCGGATCGTCAACATCGGCTCGACATCGGGGATCGTCGGTGATCCGCTGCTCGCGGTGTATTCCGCGATGAAGGGTGCCGTCCATGCCTTCACCAGGGTGCTGGCCAAAGAAGTTGGTACGCACGGGGTGACGGTAAACGCGGTGGCCCCGTACTCGACCTTTCCCGACGGGGCGGACGCCATCTCCACGGGCAGTCGGTGGCACCCCGACGGAGTGTTCGCACGGCTGATGGTCGACCGGGCGGAGGAACTGACCTCGATTGCCCGGCGCACCGTCTTGGAACGCCAGTTCGCCTTACCGGCCGAGGTCGGCGCTGCGGTGGTCTATCTCGCCTCTGACGCGGCTGCATTCGTCACCGGGCAGGTGCTGTCCGTTGACGGCGGCACCCAGCTCGCCTGA